A region of the Bradysia coprophila strain Holo2 unplaced genomic scaffold, BU_Bcop_v1 contig_232, whole genome shotgun sequence genome:
CAGCATCGGAGATGTGCATGAAGCGACGCCTGACGTCCAAGAATGGCTCTATGGACTTGATTTCAGATTGTGATAATAGATTTTCCTACTGACGAATGTAAATTAACTGTGATATTTGTATAGTCATCTTTGTACGAACGCGTACGCTAAATAAATAAGTCAACATTTCTTGTACAGGATCAAGCATGGCATAGTTGTAAAGGTAAGACCCCAGGCTATCACATGAGCATTACATTGATATTGATTGACTTTCGGCTGCTATTGCTCTATGAAGAAAATGTCaagagcaataatttttacactgaGAATTTGTCAATTCCAATGTCAGTCTTAAGTCCTCAGTGTTTCACAAGCCCTGGCTGACGCTGATGCTGTGTCTCAGAAATAGCTCAGgggattttgctaaaacttgtttacttgaGTAGCACTTCCGTCCCCCAACtcacttaaaaaaaacctggaatgttaacttacacttttatttaaagttctttcagccccaccgtgagTTGTTGTAGGTTACCTGGaaacaaagttacctgcaacaggtaagattttcaactaatttttgtcagtgttagacaagttaaaatttattccaaCAAGGCAATTTCTGGGTTTACcaatggaaaatttctcaatttcgaCCAATATCAACATAATTGAGAAAATATACTGGTAATTCAGCTAATTATAATGGGAAAATAACGTTAACATCCAATTTGAATTCAATCCGCGCCTTTTGTTAGATTTTACTATCTCAGCTGACTACATTACCAACATCTTCTCTCTCGCTTTTACTTCATAATATATGATGAAGACTACTACACGTTCCCAGTCGCATCTACTACTCCACAATGCAGGCACGATGATATACCTTCTGACAGTATATCTTTTATAATTTCGGGCTGTCAGTTTACGGGCTAAGTTCATACTACGCGAAGTTATAATGGTAAAGTGATTCtgtgaaacgaaaaaaaaattgaaatatgtttgatgatcaaattgtaattaaaatcaacaaatttgcATTTCCATTGTGTTCCATTATCCAAATGATGTGATCGATATGTGTTGGCAAATCGTTTACGGAAAACATGAATTAAAGCACAAATCAGTATAATGTATATGCTAAATGGACGCCATTGTTgaaaaacttacaaaaaaaatctacaattTCTTGTGCTCGTTTTACGCTAAGCATTACTGGAATTACAATTAATTTGTGATTAAAACATTGTAATCGAGTGATAAAccaattcagtgaatcagtgaCAGTTTCGATTCGCTGCACCAATAATATTCAATCGGTCGgacaaattacaaaattggATCCGCGGCGAATTTCGGATACGGACTTCAGGAACAATCCGTGTGTGCAAGAGTGCGGAGGCGTAAAtggtcaaaaaaaattgtttccgttttttgaccattttcaTACCAGAAAcaaatgaacaaatgaaaattaatatgaagaaaatgtttcgttgCAATGAACAAACCCAATCGAATCGCGTTCAACATTAAAACAGTAGAAACCGTATCGTCTATTTGTGGAATAagctaaaaaaaagtgttcccctgttttaaaattttattttctaataaaaaaaaatggtgtcTCAAATTGATAAAGGGGGAGCGCACGATCTAAAAGAAACTCTACTGCAACCAGATCATGATGAGCCATTGATCGGTGGAAACGATTCCCTACGTATGTCATCGCCACATTTGCGTCAATCCAATCGATCATTTTCGgcgaataaaaatgaagaattcgTCTTCGAAGTACCTGCTGAGGCTCCGGTTTTTGTTCCCACCCCGGAGGAGTTCAAAAATCCATTGACTTACATCAACAAAATACGGCCGATTGCCGAAAAGTATGGCATTTGCAAGATTCGTCCACCATCGGTAAGCTTTGcaggattttcatttcatcattTCTCTTGTGTCgtttatattttgtgtttaatggaaatggaaatcaTTTTGTCGTTTGCAATCAAGGCGTGCAATAACTGTATCTTCTATATTGATCGATATTCCTCCATTCGGTTACTTTATTTCTCAAACCTTTGtacttttatattttttgccttttattttatgtatCGCATTTTGTACGGGCATATTATATCGAGTGTAGTGAGATAACaacatgaattttttgtgtgatttagcttcatttttttgtgttttcattttttttttgtcgttccGTGCTGACGATGTGTTGATGTGATCCCTTTACTGTTTATATTTGCGTGAAAATAGATGGAAATCCAAACTGAAGTTCCATGTAACATTGTTTTACAGTTATAGTGCAATAATTTTCATACGCCATTAGGAAATAGAGAAACATCACGTAGACGCAGccatacacaaaatttgtgattCTATATTTTTACCCAATTCGTTGAAATCACTTTTCAACGTGAACAAGTTTGTCTATTCAATTATTAGGATGAGGCCATATATACAATATGCATTGGGTGGGGGGgacttagttttttttttcatggcATTATAATATGAATCCTTTTTTGTACATAACGAACGGCTTGAAAGGGaaaattcatctttttttcgTCTCTCCGTATTAAAATGGTCATACGTTGCATTTTCCCTTACAATTATTTGTATGTGGCTAAACAAAAACACCCGTGCCACACATAATTTGCTTatataataatttcaatatgCTCTCGAAATTCAAATGCGGTGATTGAGCAGTTTGTACCGAGAAAAATTACGTATTCGGTtgatattctttttttttacaatgaacattttccattaatcGTTCTGTAGAAACTCTCTCGgtcgtgaataaaatattttcattttgcattgAATATTATTCCTATTATATGACCCCAGAAAAGACCAGCATTTTAtgcatttcaattattttttttcttctctcgtgtctttgtttcgtttttcttgttttcgttttgtaaGCGCCCCATTGTTTTTGTCgttaattgaaatattgacacaatttttacgttaattttattttgtcttttctttcattttttttaccccACTGCGACTCTCCGCATGGCAGGTCGgttcaattaaattcacaTCTATGAACTAGACGAATAACCAGGAAGGAAATCAACTGATTCGAATTTAGTTGGTAGTGTGGATTAATTGACAGAATTAATGTGCCTTTGTTTGCTTCACTAAGTGTTCGTGTAATATGTATTCGCTGTAATGAGTTTCCCCGGTTGTAgggtttgaaattttattttccataatAAGTGAAAATGCCTGCTCGTTTCTGTTTTTCGTCAGAAAAATGTATGTGGACTAAATTCGCCgaaataaattgtattttctcaCTACGATTTTTATGATAGAGACGAAcgccatttttaatttttcttcgtatTGCATTTCGTGTTTCcacatttcaaacaaacgTGCAATGATTATGCTTTACACGCCCGGGGGACAGACAGTACTAACTTTCGTAAAAGTTAATTAGAAGTCGATTGTGGAACGAGTTTTTTCGAAATTGGCACACGGAATGGCTCATTCGTTTGTCACTCCTTAAACTGATAAAATCCGACTGATAAGAAAATGGTTGAGATATTGAGCtttttttgtcgcatttaTAAGTTGTTGGGTTCGATCTATAAATAGGACCTATTTTTGCGCACTAATCAATGAAGACGAAAATTAAGAATTACGTCAAACTAGGCAGAATACGGATGAAACACTACAAGTGCCTCTTAGGTTTTCGTTCAATTTGGTTACGTTTGTTTAGTCATAGCAACGGGCGTTAGTACTCGCATTAAATACGTAAaactacaaaatatttttattcgaatgaattcattgtaatgtCCTTTAAATCCACTCAGCCAATTGTTTTGACTACGTGCGAGCCGACTAGTATATATTAATATTGGTGTCCATGAGATAGGATGAATATTGGTGTCCATGAGATAGGTTTCATTTATCTAGCTCTAAAAAGACAAGTGTTCAGTCCTTAACCTTCGAGTAGTGGTTCCCAAGACTCACTGTTCAATAAAAGGCAGTGTAAAGATTTCgtttacagaaattttaaacgaatttttaaaatcgtacGAAGTACTGTTGTGGAATAAGTTCCTACTAAGGCTGCTAGTAATTAgtgaacaattaattttgaggtAGCAAACGCAACTCTTTGAATAGCCAAATTTGTATTCACATTGATTGAGACGAATGCTGAATATTGAATGTAATAGAAAAATCAGTTCATCTACACAACaaacattaaataaataatcgtCTATGAGTCACAATTCAAAAATCACAATTACGAAATCGGTTTAAGGATtcggaaaaatttaatttcaaataatctAAGCTATAGTTCACTTTCACTTGTGCTGTTGCTTCTCGGAGCAATTTGTTTACGTTTACATTTTGCATTCACTGGTTGTGAACTTTACTATTGCGAAATTGTTTTCCTATTTTTATTAAGTTTGAATGCATTTCTAGGGagattgcgattttcactTGTAATTACTAGTCGaaataaaacttgaaaatttaataagtTTACTTTCTCTGTACCTTCTATGGATAAGTTCATTGTTATCTAGCAGTTTGTAATAAACTGATTTCATCATAAGGATGTAATTTTGGTGGGTTTTCGTTTGtgtatttcgtttcatttgttCCACACGTATTCCACCACATAGAAGTAGCGTTTGTCAATATGTTTCTTCAATTCCACACATACGTTTGAGTGAAACGACACTCTTTACGCTTCTTCTGTTGACCACATGTAGAACGATGTGTAACaactaaaattgtaaaatgccTACCAATTACAAAGTTTAATTGAGTTGAGTGTATCTTTGTaattattgtaattatttGGCTTTACTCGGTAAGCTAACTTATCAACATAAAAATCTAGTCCTTCACGTGCCAATTAGTCAGATAGAAATAATTATGAAGATCCAAATTCAGTCGTATACTAATAATAGTTCTCACTAAGTTAGTAAATCTTTTTAATCCTTTTAGAAACGCAAAACGCATCACAAAAACGCAGTAAATCAgtatttaatacaaaatctatgaTCACAATAATTTTATCTTACCTTTCGTTCTATAAGTGAATACTACCCAAAGCTTATCGCTTACTATTGTCATCGTTGTTGGTAACAGATGACAAGACCAAGACGATTCTATAATTTCAAGCTGTCGGTTGATTTTTTAATGATATTGAAACCAATTACACCAACTTTTTGGTACAAAAAAGAAGCGGCAAACGTATTGCGATGTAAAGATGAAATCTGCTTCAGCTTTCCTTTTATAAAATCTGTTATTTCTTTGACTTAAAGATATCATTTCACAAGAGTCCACGATTAATTTATGATCCCATGGACATACTAGATTCGAACTATCgctattttcacaaaaataaatcaaaaaattattttcagacaTGGCAACCCCCCTTCACAGTGAATGTTGACAAGCTAAGATTTACTCCAAGAGTTCAACGTCTGAATGAATTAGAGGTAAaaataaaagctttttttccCGAACCACAACgacaaacttttcattttgtaaatttgtcaAAACAAGGCTAAAACAAGAGTGAAGCTGAATTTTCTGGATCAAATCGCAAAGTTTTGGGAACTTCAAGGATCATCGCTGAAAATACCAATGGTTGAACGAAAGGCACTGGACTTATATTCTCTGCATCGAATTGTACAGGAAGAAGGTGGGCTTGAACAAGCTACAAAAGATCGGAAATGGTCCAACGTTGCTTCACGTTTGGGTTATCCATCTGGAAAGAGTGTTGGAACTATTTTGAAGGGCCATTACGAGCGCATTTTGTATCCGTTCGATGTGTTTACTTTGGGAGAAACGGATATGGTTAAGGTAAGACTAGTTGTTTGACACACATAAGTGTTAGATGATCAACAACGAATCATTTTATCATCTTACAGCAACCAAAGTTAGAAACTGAGCTGGACGATCATGACTACAAGCCGCATGGAATCGTTTCTCGCCAAAATGTGACTCCGCCGAAAGAAAACTCTGCCAGACGATCACAGCGCAACATCCATCACGACTCAAATTCACCAGATTGCCCCGAAGACAAGAAGATCaaagacgaaaaatgtttggagGATTTGAAGAGTGCTGAAGTTCGACGGCTAAAATTTTACGGTCCTGGACCGAAGATGTCCggattcaaaacaaaaaatgaaaatggcaaATCTCGTATGAATGGTAGCGGTAAGAAGGGCGGTGCTCGACGTGCGAACAACGATCCGCTTGCCAAATACATTTGTCACATTTGTAATCGTGGCGATGTGGAGGAAGCAATGCTGCTGTGCGATGGGTGTGATGACAGTTATCATACTTTCTGTTTGATGCCACCGTTGGTGGAAATTCCTAAGGGCGATTGGCGTTGTCCGAAGTGTGTTGTCGAGGAAGTTAGCAAGCCAACTGAAGCGTTCGGATTTGAGCAGGCACAACGCGAATACACACTGCAACAGTTCGGAGAAATGGCAGATCAGTTTAAGGCAGACTACTTCAATATACCGGTTCATTTAGTACCAACTGACTTGGTGGAGCGTGAATTCTGGCGTATTGTTTCATCAATCGATGAAGATGTTGTCGTGGAATACGGTGCCGATTTACATACCATGGATCATGGATCAGGTTTTCCCACCAAAAGTTCATTGTACTTGCTGCCTGGTGATCAAGAATACGCTGAATCGAGTTGGAATTTAAACAATCTTCCGTTGCTTGAAGAGTCAATATTGGGCCACATTAATGCTGACATATCTGGCATGAAAGTACCATGGATGTATGTGGGCATGTGCTTTGCCACGTTCTGTTGGCATAACGAAGACCACTGGAGCTATTCGATCAATTATTTGCATTGGGGTGAACCAAAAACGTGGTACGGTGTTCCTGGCAGTAAGGCTGAAGCATTCGAAAATACAATGAAACGTGCCGCCCCCGAACTGTTTCAATCGCAACCAGATTTATTGCATCAACTGGTCACAATTATGAATCCCAACATTTTGATGAATGCTGGAGTGCCAGTCTATCGAACCGATCAGCATGCTGGCGAATTTATCATCACATTTCCGAGAGCGTATCATGCTGGATTTAATCAGGGATACAATTTTGCTGAAGCAGTTAATTTTGCGCCGGCTGATTGGGTAAGTCTGCCGATTTTTAGCGAACTTCTGCTGCATCAACTCAAGTGTGATATCTaaccaaaatttgaatttcagatGAAGGTCGGTCGTGAGTGTATCAATCAATATTCCACTTTGCGTCGTTTCTGTGTCTTTTCACACGATGAATTAGTGTGCAAGATGGCCTTAGACCCAGACAAATTAAACCTCGGTATTGCAACTGCTTGCTACTTGGACATGGCCGAAATGGTCGATTGCGAGAAAAAGTTGAGAAAATCGCTGCTGGAGTGGGTAAGTCATACAACAAAAGGTGCTATCATTCTGAGCGTATCGTTGAccacatttcgttttttatcgTTACCAGGGAGTCACAAAGGCCGAACGTGAGGCATTCGAATTGATACCGGACGATGAACGTCAATGTGAAGTATGCAAAACAACGTGTTTCCTGTCAGCCGTCACATGCCCGTGCAACAAAACTCTTGTCTGTCTTCGTCATTACTCAGAATTGTGTAAATGTGCACCCGACAAGCATACACTAAAATATCGCTACACTTTGGACGAACTGCCATTGATGTTACGGAAGCTTAAAGTGAAAGCTGAATCGTTCGAAAATTGGCTGTCGAAGGTTCGAGACGTTATTGACCCGAACACACCAACGACAATCAGTCTGGAAGAACTGCAAGAGTTAGCACAAGAGGCCGAAGAGAAAAAATTCCCCGGTTCAGTATTGCTGGAACGTCTGAATTCTGCCGTTCTCGAAGCTGAGAAATGTGTGACTGTAATACAGCAATTAGACATAAACAAAATGCGCACAAGAACGCGAAATTCGTGTGATTTTGCCAAATACAAGCTGACAATCGAAGAACTGGATTTGTTCGTGCAGGAGATTGATAACTTGTGCTGCATCATTCAAGAAGGCAATTCGGTGCGTGAACTTCAGCAAATGGGAAAGGAATTTGTTGAAATGGCCACGAAACTGTTGAAGGAACCTTTGAGTGGAGTCGACGAGAATGCTGTTGAGAAACTGATTGATGATGGTGTATCGTTGTGCATTGAACTGCCACAATTGAAGGCATTGAAGTATTTATTGGAACAAGTACATTGGTTTAACGAAGTGCGGGAGATGAGAGACTCGGACATGAAAATTGGATTGGAAACAATAAAGAAACTCTTAGCGCAAGGATTGAATATTTTACCGAATGTTACCATTGAAAAGGAATTGGCTGAACTGCAAACGATGGCCATAGCTGTTGAAAATTGGGAAGAGAGAGCAAAACAATGCTTCGAAAGTGGCACTCAACATGAAATACCGGAAATAGAAAAGCTCCTCGAACAGGCCGAATCAATTGAAGGTAATCTACCATCACAGCCCGTGCTGAAAGATGCACTTAAAAAAGCCAAAGAATGGTTGGTAACGGTGGAAATACTGCAAACGAACGAAAACTATCCCTATTTCCATACGCTGGAGAACGTAGTCAATCGCGGCAAAAATATTCCCTTCCAATTGGAAGAACTGAAACGCATGGAGGAACACCTTATTAGTGCTCGTTTGTGGAAACAGAGAACGGGACGAACGTTCCTAAAGAAAACGACATCGTTTGCACTAATGGAAGCGCTGTCGCCGCGTACCGATCCGGTTATGTCACCAAATCATCTCCGAAACTCCAAACTCACCGACGAACAACTGAATCAACAATTCACGGAAGAAATGGGACCCGTTCAAATCGTGGTGGCCTTCAAAAATGCAGAAGAGAAGGAAATGCGTGAAATGAAAGAGCTGAGACTAACGAATATGGTAAAGAATCCCGAACAAGACAAATATTGTGTGTGTAAACGACGCTTCTACGGTAGCATGTACCACTGTGAACTTTGTCGAGACTGGTTCCACGACACATGCGTTCCGTTACCACGAAACACAATCCGACAAAAACCAGCTAATTCAGCGTCaccaacaaatcaaatttccatACCAACAATGACGGGAAGGGATCGAGATCGCGATCCGAAATATTTATGTCCATCGTGTATGCGATCACGACGTCCCCGGCTCGAGACCATTCTGTCACTGCTAGTGTCGTTACAGCGTTTACCAATTCGGTTGCCCGAAGGAGAAGCATTACAGTGTTTGACCGAACGCGCTATGAATTGGCAGGACAGAGCTCGACAGGCTTTAGCTACCGACGAGGTTGCCGCTGCATTAGAGACATTGTCAGAGATTTCACAAAAATCCACCGCTGGCGTTGTGAAAGACACACAAAACATACCGAAAAGTACACAAAAACAGCGGAGCTCTGAGTCGTCTGAATCTAGTTCGGATGTGGAAGGATCAAATGACGCTATGTTATCATCACCGTTACCCAAGTAAGTCAATGCTTTTCATAAACTCAGTCTTCCGGACCTTTCTTAAGcgccaattttcattttcttttgccTATACAGGAATGTCGAGCACGCGTATTCTGTGCCTCCATCGGTTCCGACAATGGCGAAACAGGATGGCCCGTTGATTACACTAAGCAAGCCTACAAAGGAAAGTTTAGAGGACCTTATGATGGAAGGTGATCTGCTCGAAGTTTCACTGGACGAAACGCAACATATCTGGCGTATACTGAATGCAGCTAAGCCGAGCACTTCCGATCTCACGCAAATAAATCTAAGATATAAAATAATGGTGAGTGTGTAGACAGATAGAGAGCCCACTCCCTGATGCTCACAATTTGTCTCTTCTTCCAATCCATCCAGCCACATATAAGCGATCATCATCTAGTCAGTAACATACGAAAACGTTATTCCGACGACCATAAGCCTACACCGaagaaacaaatgaaattgagTCGACATTCGGATCAAGGTGTAAATGCAACGCCCATTTCGAGTGGTACACCAGTGTCTGTGACGAACAGTGGACAGAAATTGAAACGCGGCCgcaaaataaaaccaaaaaattcgCCAGCAGTGGAAAGtattaagaagaagaaacgcgGACGGAAAAATGTCCAAGAAAATCAAACGACAGCTACGGCATCAACATCGGACGAGGATGAGGAGTGTAGTGCAGTGAATTGTGTTCGACCAGCCGGTAAGTTGTCGCTTTTTTATTACTTTCAGTTAGTCGCTCAAATTGTTGATGTTTGATACATCGGTTCTTACATTATGTCGAGATTGTCCCCTTCGTTtcctgattttgattttgaaaatccgATTTATTCGCAGGTCGCGAAGTTGACTGGGTGCAATGCGATGGCGGTTGCAACAAATGGTATCACATGTATTGCGTGGGCTTGGTAAAGAATCAAATCAAAGCTGACGAAGATTTCGTGTGTAAAAAGTGTAAAAAAGTGTCCAAAACATTGGCCGATGCAAAAGATAATTGTGATAAAACGAATGACGATAATACACCAAATAAACCAACAACAGAATTTGAAGAAGACGATCCGGACGGCACGAAACCCagtaaaaaatcacaaatggATATATCCGATGCAGACGATTGTCAGACGAAAAAGAAGTAGCAATTAGTTTACCGATTAGTttagacaaaacaaaatgtgaacttttcttttctctttaaattttaattgaaaatcgacaatttttcattcttcCGGAATGtacaaatgtaaaatttttcttccgcGCGTACGATTaggaaatggaaatttgttcACAAGAAGACTTAGGAAGAaaactttaacaaaatttgtttttgtgggATATCGGTTcgttaatcattttttttttctcgtttcgtTTCGTATTTAGCATCCTATAATTCCACACACATATTACACACTTAACAACACACACGAGATTCGCTTGCATTCGCATGCACATCAGCtgtctgttttttttcttcttaaaatgaatgaaccaagattggtaaaaatatttattttgtgattttagtatttttttaaacttcaaattagatttttttttaagaaaataatttacgaaTTTTACTTGTAAAAAACCCGTAAGAGAATTCAAACTGTACAACTTCATTATTGTGCGAGAATGAGAGCTAGAGCATTAAATAGTTTTAGTagagaaattgaagaaaaaaatttaatttaaaaacaaaaaagaaataaaaaaaaaatcagaaaaatatgaaaaaatctaAGAATTATATTTGAAGTACacataattttgtaaaacttaGCGATGAtaaggaaagaaaaaattaaaagaaagaaagaaaattaatatgGTTTCCGTATGTATGCATTGCCGTGTtaaatacaacaacaaaaacaaaaactgagTATACAAAACTTAGGTTTTCAATGTTAATTTAACAAGAACCTTGTACCTTTTGCAAACGAAaacattaaagaaaattaataaaaaaaattaattccattgTTGTTTCTCATCAAAATCGTCGACATCAATATCATCAaaatcagtctataaattttctaatccTCAGGAGACCCAGTGCTTTCATgccaacaagaattggaattcGACTTTCCAATTGCACCGGTTCTGACAGTTTTGAGTCAAAGCAACGTTTTCTGTAGGTTAAAAAccaccaatttcaaaaaaaattatttctggcTATTAATGAccaccgaaaaatatcacttttataaaCATATCTCAATAgctttcagggaaatttttttatagaaatcagtttacatttggtgaaaatatttcgaaaagtcacaaatgtgcaacgcaactaaccgccgACTTCTTCGAACACACAAGTCAcacttcgcaggctaaaaattccaattcttgttggcATGAAAGCACTGGGTCTCCTgggtattagaaaatttgtagactgatttgttaccgcaaaacatagccaacacaGCTCACTTTATGCCTCagaaatgacgaaatttgtaacaCAACTAACCCTGGAATTACCTACTATGTTCGTCATTGCTGAAAAATCCGCTGAAATCCCATTTTAGAGTCTCTAACATTCTTGGCCACACACAACACCCTCGGGAtgccatttccaactttttacCTCATTAAACAATAGTTATGTCTCACTTCGTTCAGGCTACAATTCGCAAAATTACctaaaatctaccgtccacaacatTCGTAATCAACTTGTCATGCTGgggcctaaattacgagaaaaaatgaaatttatgcccaagtCTAAACGGTTATTCACATCTCGCCCATCTCGCCCATCTCGCCCTTAttgaaatttccttttttcaacaaaaggCCGTTGAAAATACTAAGATCGATAttagtaacagattcgataaatttaaatttaaataaacttaCCATTTTGGATAACGTTTATTCCAATTgtttagagggattctttagaaaatccacctatcaaaatcggacccatttcgtctgggatggatatatacatggtttgaaaggtctttgccagtagaccctaaaacaggcctcacacagtctcgagccacacctggttgctggtggaagatctccgaagttggataaatagtcttttttatccgaattttttagACGTTATAAATGGACGTTCCGgttgagagtgggctcgttggaaagctgagatCAAGTACTTttgggtcatgcctagtttgattagattcattgatatatgtttgcaaaaaatgcaagaaaatttttcgaaatctgtgtgaactttagacaggtctgggctggtactgatgacgcttaatgtgaacctaacaaGCTAgttgtaacatacattgtctcagctttccgttgatacctcatttgtagtgctggtgattgctgacATAACAGAACTTTATGTTAGTAcaaccgctactcgtaaaactcgccagcaatcaccagcactgcgAATGAAGTATCAATgcaaagcttagacaatgtatgttacgactagcatcttaggttcacattaagcgtcatcagtatcAGCCCAGACCTGTATAAAGTTCAcatagattttgaaaaaaattcttgcattttttgcaaacatatatcaatgaatctaatcaaactaggcatgacccgaaagtacttgagctcaactttccaacgagcccactctcacccggaacgatcatttataacggcctaagatttcggataaaaaacactatttttccaacttcggagatcttccaccagcaaccaggtgtggctcgagaatgtgtgaggcctgtttgaaggtctactggcaaagacctttcaaaccatgtatatatccatcccagacgaaataggtccgattttgataggtggattttcaaaagaatccctcttattctttaaaataaaaattgtgttaacTATGCAAAACCGAATTAACTGCTCCCGCCAATTTGAAACGCttataatataataatttatttattgtatcaTCATATTTTGTTCATGTTGTCAAAGATTAAC
Encoded here:
- the LOC119076252 gene encoding lysine-specific demethylase lid, whose translation is MVSQIDKGGAHDLKETLLQPDHDEPLIGGNDSLRMSSPHLRQSNRSFSANKNEEFVFEVPAEAPVFVPTPEEFKNPLTYINKIRPIAEKYGICKIRPPSTWQPPFTVNVDKLRFTPRVQRLNELEAKTRVKLNFLDQIAKFWELQGSSLKIPMVERKALDLYSLHRIVQEEGGLEQATKDRKWSNVASRLGYPSGKSVGTILKGHYERILYPFDVFTLGETDMVKQPKLETELDDHDYKPHGIVSRQNVTPPKENSARRSQRNIHHDSNSPDCPEDKKIKDEKCLEDLKSAEVRRLKFYGPGPKMSGFKTKNENGKSRMNGSGKKGGARRANNDPLAKYICHICNRGDVEEAMLLCDGCDDSYHTFCLMPPLVEIPKGDWRCPKCVVEEVSKPTEAFGFEQAQREYTLQQFGEMADQFKADYFNIPVHLVPTDLVEREFWRIVSSIDEDVVVEYGADLHTMDHGSGFPTKSSLYLLPGDQEYAESSWNLNNLPLLEESILGHINADISGMKVPWMYVGMCFATFCWHNEDHWSYSINYLHWGEPKTWYGVPGSKAEAFENTMKRAAPELFQSQPDLLHQLVTIMNPNILMNAGVPVYRTDQHAGEFIITFPRAYHAGFNQGYNFAEAVNFAPADWMKVGRECINQYSTLRRFCVFSHDELVCKMALDPDKLNLGIATACYLDMAEMVDCEKKLRKSLLEWGVTKAEREAFELIPDDERQCEVCKTTCFLSAVTCPCNKTLVCLRHYSELCKCAPDKHTLKYRYTLDELPLMLRKLKVKAESFENWLSKVRDVIDPNTPTTISLEELQELAQEAEEKKFPGSVLLERLNSAVLEAEKCVTVIQQLDINKMRTRTRNSCDFAKYKLTIEELDLFVQEIDNLCCIIQEGNSVRELQQMGKEFVEMATKLLKEPLSGVDENAVEKLIDDGVSLCIELPQLKALKYLLEQVHWFNEVREMRDSDMKIGLETIKKLLAQGLNILPNVTIEKELAELQTMAIAVENWEERAKQCFESGTQHEIPEIEKLLEQAESIEGNLPSQPVLKDALKKAKEWLVTVEILQTNENYPYFHTLENVVNRGKNIPFQLEELKRMEEHLISARLWKQRTGRTFLKKTTSFALMEALSPRTDPVMSPNHLRNSKLTDEQLNQQFTEEMGPVQIVVAFKNAEEKEMREMKELRLTNMVKNPEQDKYCVCKRRFYGSMYHCELCRDWFHDTCVPLPRNTIRQKPANSASPTNQISIPTMTGRDRDRDPKYLCPSCMRSRRPRLETILSLLVSLQRLPIRLPEGEALQCLTERAMNWQDRARQALATDEVAAALETLSEISQKSTAGVVKDTQNIPKSTQKQRSSESSESSSDVEGSNDAMLSSPLPKNVEHAYSVPPSVPTMAKQDGPLITLSKPTKESLEDLMMEGDLLEVSLDETQHIWRILNAAKPSTSDLTQINLRYKIMPHISDHHLVSNIRKRYSDDHKPTPKKQMKLSRHSDQGVNATPISSGTPVSVTNSGQKLKRGRKIKPKNSPAVESIKKKKRGRKNVQENQTTATASTSDEDEECSAVNCVRPAGREVDWVQCDGGCNKWYHMYCVGLVKNQIKADEDFVCKKCKKVSKTLADAKDNCDKTNDDNTPNKPTTEFEEDDPDGTKPSKKSQMDISDADDCQTKKK